A genomic stretch from Ursus arctos isolate Adak ecotype North America unplaced genomic scaffold, UrsArc2.0 scaffold_21, whole genome shotgun sequence includes:
- the ARL1 gene encoding ADP-ribosylation factor-like protein 1 isoform X1 encodes MGGFFSSIFSSLFGTREMRILILGLDGAGKTTILYRLQVGEVVTTIPTIGFNVETVTYKNLKFQVWDLGGQTSIRPYWRCYYSNTDAVIYVVDSCDRDRIGISKSELVAMLEEEELRKAILVVFANKQDMEQAMTPSEMANSLGLPALKDRKWQIFKTSATKGTGLDEAMEWLSIFPEAICAFVCVCSCLHTCDFLLVLRMKFRLLSSLSY; translated from the exons ATGG gtggctttttctcaagtattttttCCAGTCTGTTTGGAACCCGGGAAATGAGGATTTTAATTTTGGGATTAGATGGAGCAGGAAAAACTACAATTTTATACAGATTACAGGTTGGAGAAGTCGTTACTACTATTCCTA CTATTGGATTTAATGTTGAGACGGTAACATACAAGAACCTTAAATTCCAAGTCTGGGATTTAGGAGGACAGACAAGTATCAG gCCATACTGGAGATGTTACTATTCAAACACAGATGCAGTCATTTATGTAGTAGacagttgtgacagagaccgAATTGGCATTTCCAAATCAGAGTTAGTTGCCATGTTGGAG gAAGAAGAGCTGAGAAAAGCCATTTTAGTGGTGTTTGCAAATAAGCAGGACATGGAACAGGCCATGACTCCCTCAGAGATGGCAAATTCACTTGGGTTACCTGCATTGAAGGACCGAAAATGGCAGATATTCAAAACTTCAGCAACCAAAGGCACTGGCCTTGATGAGGCAATGGAATGGTTAAGTATATTTCCAGAAGCCATCTGTGCATTTGTTTGTGTGTGCAGCTGTTTGCACACGTGTGATTTCCTTTTAGTCTTAAGGATGAAATTCAGATTACTTAGCAGCTTATCATATTAA
- the ARL1 gene encoding ADP-ribosylation factor-like protein 1 isoform X2, producing MGGFFSSIFSSLFGTREMRILILGLDGAGKTTILYRLQVGEVVTTIPTIGFNVETVTYKNLKFQVWDLGGQTSIRPYWRCYYSNTDAVIYVVDSCDRDRIGISKSELVAMLEEEELRKAILVVFANKQDMEQAMTPSEMANSLGLPALKDRKWQIFKTSATKGTGLDEAMEWLVETLKSRQ from the exons ATGG gtggctttttctcaagtattttttCCAGTCTGTTTGGAACCCGGGAAATGAGGATTTTAATTTTGGGATTAGATGGAGCAGGAAAAACTACAATTTTATACAGATTACAGGTTGGAGAAGTCGTTACTACTATTCCTA CTATTGGATTTAATGTTGAGACGGTAACATACAAGAACCTTAAATTCCAAGTCTGGGATTTAGGAGGACAGACAAGTATCAG gCCATACTGGAGATGTTACTATTCAAACACAGATGCAGTCATTTATGTAGTAGacagttgtgacagagaccgAATTGGCATTTCCAAATCAGAGTTAGTTGCCATGTTGGAG gAAGAAGAGCTGAGAAAAGCCATTTTAGTGGTGTTTGCAAATAAGCAGGACATGGAACAGGCCATGACTCCCTCAGAGATGGCAAATTCACTTGGGTTACCTGCATTGAAGGACCGAAAATGGCAGATATTCAAAACTTCAGCAACCAAAGGCACTGGCCTTGATGAGGCAATGGAATG GTTAGTTGAAACATTAAAGAGCAGACAGTAA